The Gossypium hirsutum isolate 1008001.06 chromosome A13, Gossypium_hirsutum_v2.1, whole genome shotgun sequence nucleotide sequence tatttataattttCTGTTCCAAATATGCTTTACATTATATCCAAATTGACATTTAATGCTTAAATTAATGATAGATTGATGGAACaacttacttttttttataatattgatacttaattaaatgttttgaagtttaaagactgatttaaaatttaaacaatagTTTGAGGATGTTTGAAGAAATTAGCCCTCATAAAAAACTAGTTAAATGAGTAAAGTAAAAGGTTGGCGTATCAATATCGTGTTGCTTTGTGGCGCAGTTTAGAAGCTGGTAACGCATCAGCTGTTTCATAGAGCTCTCATCGCAATTTTTTCTGTTTCCCCGCAAAACGACTACTTTCCTTGCAATGAATCCACAACACCATCCTCAATCTAACCGGACCTTCCGGTTCCACCCCTCGCTTCTCTCCGGATCGAACCCACGTCGCCACGTGTCCCGTTGACCGTTACTCCTACCGCTGGTGCCCAAGGTCGCCTCGCCATCGCCGTCGACTTGAGCGACGAGAGCGCTTACGCCGTCCGACGGTCTGTTCAGAACTACCTTCGTCCCGGAGACGCCGTGATACTCCTCCACGTGCGCCCGACGTCCGTCCTTTACGGAGCCGACTGGGGGTCCGTCCAAGTCCAAACCATCCCTAACTCCACAACTAATCACGAAAATGCCACCGCCGACGAAGAGTCGCAGCAGAAGCTCGAGAACGAGTTCGACCTTTTCACGACGACGAAAGCGAACATGCTGGCGCAGCCGTTAGTGGATGCTCAGATTCCGTTTAAGATTCACATAGTGAAAGACCATGACCTGAAAGAGAGATTGTGTTTCGAAGTGGAGAGGTTAGGGCTGAGTGCGGTGATCATGGGCAGCAGAGGGTTTGGAGCCGCTAGGAGGACCAGCAAAGGAAGGCTTGGAAGTGTTAGTGATTATTGCGTCCACCACTGTATTTGTCCGGTGGTGGTGGTCCGGTACCCCGGTGAGGAGGAGAGCGGAAAAAAGAAGATTGCCGGAGAAGATGCGGAGCTGCAGCCGGTACCGGAAGAGGAACTTGAGTATTATGATGCGGAGGAGGAGCACGGAGGTTTGAgttgattttatatttaattttatggtAATGAACAGCTTTAATTGGGTCTTATAATTTATAAAGCTTTCTACAGTAATTTCtggactttatttttatttttttgctttatGCACATGATGAAGTTCTTGTTAGAGCTCTAATTGAGAAGCTCGATTCGAAACTCACTGCTCGAAGGTCGATTTGATCTCGAAATAAAATTGAACTAGGTGATTGAACTCAAGATCGGCCATAGTAAAATTCAACTACTTCAGCTTGGCTTAATTAAGTTTGTTTATACCATTTATACTCTAACTCAAGCTCCATCCATAAATTAAAAGCTTTATTATGCTTGTGAATTgcttgaattaaatattaaatattcaaaCTAGGTTGGCTTGATACCTCAAGCTGCTTGAAACTGACCcaataagtttaaatttttctCAAATCCAACTTGAATAGTTTGGGAGTAGAAGAGTTTGATTTACGCCCTAGTTCttgttaaaagttaaaagaacagtAGTCCAATTGGAGGAATGAAAACAGTTTTGAGAAGTAGTAAGTTGCAGGAGAAGTGAGGGTATCGGCTTGGAAGATATTATGGAAATACTACAGTTATTAAGGGGATTGTTCATCAtgataaacataaaattttgatgtattttaaattctaataattattagaattagatctctagttcttttatacttattatgcgtataaatagagactttgataaagcattgtaatcatatctttgattaataaagtatattctctattactttcatattttctttgttctttattctccccatctctctttattttataacacgttatcaacacgatgattctctattttttttaaatctttcgAAGTTGTCCCATAGATCAAATTCTTTTTCACCTTAAACTTTCACCCTTACAACTTTATCTTTGGGATATTGAAGTCCCATAGATCAAATTCTTTTTCACCTTAAACTTTCACCCTTACAACTTTATCTTTGGGATATTGAAAGATTCAATCTTAAAATGGATTATAGTTCTTATTCCCGATCTTTGATTTATTGTACAAGCATGGGTAAagtatagatttggtaagaaacttttatatttcgaccatattttctttttcaattaagaAATGactactattaatttttatttgatatcactacaagaaaatagacttttagcggcgctttttttagtCTTTAACGACGCtcaaaacgccgctataggtaacgccacaaaaatttgtggcgtttatttaaaaaaaacgccgctaaaagccattacatttagcggcacttttcccacaaacgccgctaattttgacagatttgcaatatatttttttcaccaatatccagcccttcgtgcattaaaatccaaccaaatacaacaaatatagtataaaatgcagccaaaaacagcaaatttagcataaaaaatacaacaaaaaacattaattctaaatgatacttcaaatttaacgaaagatatatgatataattaataaataaagtataatttaaaatattcttacaataatgttaaacgtgacaaagttaaaaacattcttacaataagaaaactaatgtctaagatggcggcttttgcgattgctgaaacatctgcatcatctgctgaagctgtagctggaggtcaTCGTACTATTTGCTCTACTCTGCTGCCATCGCTGCTGCCTCTGCCTCCCTCGCTGTTGCCGCTGCCTCCCTCTTTGCTGCCTCCGCTCTgagttgttgctggagttcttcatattttcgttgaacctcagcaatttgctcaaccgtgttcgcttgcatctgagctatctggtctcttaacctctgaacttcagcttgagcttgacttccggaaggcatgtattgctgggagccgaatccaaaatattgggtcggggtaacaccagatccttgaaatcgaacccgaccgtacctttcaggacctaaaacttcagtgataattttgttatcaatgttctcaagattaacagaactaccAGTCGATGCAATcgcttcatattccgccttcttctcctttagtttctcctaaaaaagcaattaaacagttagaaatgaaatatataataaaaatgaatacaacataacttaacattatttaaaactactaatgatgaattgaattaaacaattataattaaagattataaatatttagaaaaaataaaatattattaagtaaatataccataatttctccaactTCGGATGTCATAGAAggtccatctttcttcctatgcgtaatctcaaaaagctaaaggcgtccaactttttatccagatttgacttcctacaatatagtagtaaacatattatttaatagtagaaagttattaatatttgaaagaattaataaattcataatacatcggcctcagctacagaagcaaaacttctcaAACCTaccgtgtgcgtgaatttttgtttttgcttgctgcttgttccaactcgctcacggtcctacataatgaaattattattacgtatatagtaaacactatatataagagtttggaaatacgtaatacctctcctttctttgaattccagaatctaactgcatcttcccattggtacctcagcattcccggcaggacatttctcaatttttcctcgaggcttatgtctttcttaaaatattgttttttaaaatgattttattgtctctccattttttacccaatacCTTCTTGATATAATTATCGGAGACCTCAAAACCAAATgtctcctaaaaaaacacaagtttagaatgtaaatataaatgaaacttaaaccaaagtattataaatta carries:
- the LOC107894641 gene encoding universal stress protein PHOS34, translating into PDLPVPPLASLRIEPTSPRVPLTVTPTAGAQGRLAIAVDLSDESAYAVRRSVQNYLRPGDAVILLHVRPTSVLYGADWGSVQVQTIPNSTTNHENATADEESQQKLENEFDLFTTTKANMLAQPLVDAQIPFKIHIVKDHDLKERLCFEVERLGLSAVIMGSRGFGAARRTSKGRLGSVSDYCVHHCICPVVVVRYPGEEESGKKKIAGEDAELQPVPEEELEYYDAEEEHGGLS